GCCATGGATCTTTACTTATGCTCGGCAAGGGTTTGTCGGGATATACAAGCTCATAAACAGCGATCCGTGGTCTGGCAGAATAATAGCATACCTCATCCGCGGAGACTATTCTAAGCCTATGCTAGAGGTTAGGGAGGTGGAGTTTCAGCGGCTATTATCTAGGTTTAAAACCCTTATAATAGTGACACTGCAAATAAATATTATGGAGGGCGGAGAAGGGTAGCGTGGCATGCGGCTTGATGAGTTACTCGAGGCGACGGTAAGGCTACTCTACAGCCAAGGCTATAGCGTTGAAAAAATATCATACCCCGAGAACCCCCAGCGTAGAGGCATAGATGTTGTTGCATCGAAATCTAATGGCGAAGCGTTACTCGTAAAGGTTATTGAGGATGCGGCGCAGCTGGGTCCGAAGGATGTGCGTGAGCTTAGGCAGTGTAGCCGCCTACTAGAAGCTAGCGGTATTATTGTTGCAGAGAGGAGTAATGGTGTTGAAATAGACGATATTGTTGCCATTGAGAAGTCTGGAGTATATGTAGTTAATGTTGATGGTTTAGGAGCTGCACTCCGGAACGAGGTGTATGTTGTACACAGGCAGGGTAACCTTTACATGAGGGTTAATGGTGAAAAGCTCAGGGAGGAGAGGCTAAGGAGGGGCTACAGTCTAGGCGATCTTGCATCGTTGCTGAACGTTACCAGGCGTAGCGTCTACCTCTATGAGCAGGAGGAGGTTGATGTGTCACTTTCTACAGCGTTGAAGCTCATGGAGATATTTGGTGACGAGATATTCAAACCGATACCCGTCATAGCTCGTGAGCGTGGCCGCGAGCATAGCTATCAGGGACAATTGAAGCCTACAATGCAAGCGCCAAGAACGGCTAGCGGTGAGGCTAGTAGAGCGATACGTGGTATCATAGAGGCTGGTGGTGAAGCTATCGAGACTAAGCGCATACCGCCAGACATAGTGGCGAGGATTAACGATGACAAGCTACTGATACTGATAGAACGTAGGCGTGACAAGAAGTTCGAGAAGAGGGTTTACGAGGCGGTAAAGGTTGCTACAAGGGTTAGTGCCCGCATAATGGCTGTTGTATCCTCTAGCGAGTATGTTAGTGAAGTTAGGGCTTTCGGCGAGGTGGATGTGTATAGGAACGTTGAGGAGATGCTGCGCGACATAGGTAAGACGTAGGGTTGGCTTGAGTCTAAACTACTGGCTTGAGAGCAATACCTATTACTATCCCTACTCTGCCTAGGCAGCCCATTTGGGGCTGATGTTTGCCGCTAAAACTCCGAGAGCGTGTATATATACGTGACCTTCTCGAGAAAGGTGTCATAGGTAACGAGTATACGGTAGCTGGCTGGGTAGACACAGTAAGAGTTCACGGCGGCCTAGTTTTCGTAGTTGTTAGAGATCGGACCGGCAAGATGCAGCTAGTAGTTAAGCGTAACATA
This DNA window, taken from Hyperthermus butylicus DSM 5456, encodes the following:
- a CDS encoding transcriptional regulator, whose amino-acid sequence is MRLDELLEATVRLLYSQGYSVEKISYPENPQRRGIDVVASKSNGEALLVKVIEDAAQLGPKDVRELRQCSRLLEASGIIVAERSNGVEIDDIVAIEKSGVYVVNVDGLGAALRNEVYVVHRQGNLYMRVNGEKLREERLRRGYSLGDLASLLNVTRRSVYLYEQEEVDVSLSTALKLMEIFGDEIFKPIPVIARERGREHSYQGQLKPTMQAPRTASGEASRAIRGIIEAGGEAIETKRIPPDIVARINDDKLLILIERRRDKKFEKRVYEAVKVATRVSARIMAVVSSSEYVSEVRAFGEVDVYRNVEEMLRDIGKT